The following DNA comes from Hallerella porci.
ATGGTATGGAAGAAATTTCGAAAAGAAACATTTTAGAACAAAAGCAATTTTTTCGCAGCGTGTTCCGCGAAATTATTTCGGAATGGCGCACAGAGCAAAAAATTTCCCAAGAACTTTTCGCAAAGCAATGTAAGCTTTCGCGCCCGCGAATATCCCGATTGAAAAACGCGCACGATTTCAATCGACAAATATTTAACCACCGAAAATTCTAAAAAATGGAGATCAATTTAATGAAAAAATTTATTCCAATTTTTCCTTTAGAAATTCACCGCCGCGAAAGGGCTTACCGAATCATTCAAATGCGCCCACTCATTTTGCAACTTATCAGTTACACAAAATTTCGGATAAATTGATACCTTTTGGTTCCTATGAAAAATGAAATCGTTTCCGCTCGCACCGCCCTTGTCCGGAGAGCTTTCCGCACGGTTCTCACCGAGTGGCACGCCGAAAGCAAACTCAACCGCGTTCAACTCGCCGAAAAATGCAACATGTCTCGGCTGCATTTATACCGCCTCGAAAATTGCCGCGAGTCGCCCACACTCCCCACAATTGCGAACATTCTCAAAGCGCTCGGAAAAAATTGGATTGATTTCG
Coding sequences within:
- a CDS encoding helix-turn-helix domain-containing protein, with amino-acid sequence MKNEIVSARTALVRRAFRTVLTEWHAESKLNRVQLAEKCNMSRLHLYRLENCRESPTLPTIANILKALGKNWIDFGKAMEKAVLAEQLAQTERLVAEEQSSWKSIR